One Keratinibaculum paraultunense genomic window carries:
- a CDS encoding glycine C-acetyltransferase, producing MSNIHELDFLKEKIEDLKKEGVYRKLPVLEGGNDAEVILNGKKVINLSSNNYLGFANHPRLKKGAIEAVEKYGAGAGAVRTIVGNMSIHEELEKLLAEFKREEAVFIYQSGFNCNIGTIQAITEKGDLIISDELNHASIIDGTRLSKADKAIFRHSDMDHLEQILKENRDKYNNVLIITDGVFSMDGDIAKLPEIVELAEKYEALTYVDDAHGSGVLGESGRGTVDHFGLHGRVDFSIGTLSKAIGVVGGYVAGSKVMYEWLSHRARPVLFSTTLPPAAAGAIIEAIKMLMETTEYTDRLWDNANYFKEKLGKLGFNTGNSETPITPVIIGDEAKTMEFSRKLLEKGVFVSGIVFPTVPRGTGRVRCMVTAAHTKEQLDRAVDIFEQVGKEMNILK from the coding sequence ATGAGCAATATTCATGAATTAGATTTTTTAAAAGAAAAGATTGAAGATCTTAAAAAAGAAGGTGTATATAGGAAACTACCAGTACTAGAAGGTGGAAATGATGCAGAGGTAATATTAAATGGTAAAAAAGTAATCAACTTATCATCTAATAATTATCTTGGGTTTGCTAATCATCCTAGATTAAAAAAAGGTGCAATAGAAGCAGTAGAAAAATATGGAGCTGGTGCAGGGGCTGTAAGAACTATAGTTGGGAATATGTCCATTCACGAAGAATTAGAAAAATTATTAGCTGAATTTAAAAGAGAAGAAGCAGTATTTATTTATCAATCAGGATTTAATTGTAATATAGGAACTATACAAGCTATAACAGAAAAAGGTGATTTAATAATTTCTGATGAATTAAATCATGCTTCCATAATTGACGGAACAAGGCTTAGTAAAGCGGATAAAGCTATATTTAGACATTCCGATATGGATCATTTAGAACAAATACTTAAAGAAAATAGAGACAAATATAATAATGTATTGATTATCACAGATGGAGTATTTAGCATGGATGGTGACATTGCTAAATTACCAGAAATAGTGGAATTAGCTGAAAAATATGAAGCATTAACATATGTAGACGATGCTCATGGTTCAGGAGTATTAGGAGAAAGTGGTAGAGGAACAGTAGATCATTTTGGATTACACGGAAGAGTTGACTTTTCTATAGGCACTTTGTCTAAAGCTATAGGAGTAGTAGGAGGCTATGTTGCAGGTTCCAAGGTTATGTACGAATGGTTAAGTCATAGAGCTAGACCAGTATTATTTAGTACAACTTTACCTCCAGCAGCAGCGGGAGCTATAATAGAGGCTATAAAAATGCTTATGGAAACCACAGAATATACTGATAGATTGTGGGACAATGCAAATTACTTTAAAGAGAAATTAGGAAAATTAGGATTTAACACAGGTAATAGTGAAACTCCAATTACTCCAGTTATAATTGGCGATGAAGCAAAGACTATGGAATTTAGTAGAAAATTATTAGAAAAAGGTGTATTTGTATCAGGAATAGTATTCCCAACAGTACCTCGAGGAACAGGAAGAGTAAGATGTATGGTAACTGCTGCTCATACTAAAGAACAGTTAGATAGAGCAGTTGACATATTTGAACAAGTTGGTAAAGAAATGAATATTTTAAAATAA
- a CDS encoding DUF503 domain-containing protein, which produces MIVGVCALKLKLYSSNSLKEKRHITKSIIGRIQSRFNVSIAEIGLNDNWQTSIIGFSCVTNDTKHANQIISNVIKFIDGDSRVEIIDYDIEIM; this is translated from the coding sequence ATGATAGTTGGTGTTTGTGCTTTAAAGTTAAAATTATATAGTTCAAATTCTTTAAAAGAGAAGAGACACATAACTAAGAGTATTATAGGAAGAATCCAGTCTCGTTTTAATGTATCTATTGCAGAAATTGGATTGAATGATAATTGGCAAACCTCAATAATTGGTTTTAGTTGTGTTACCAATGATACTAAACATGCTAACCAAATTATATCTAATGTAATAAAATTTATAGATGGAGATAGTAGAGTAGAAATAATTGATTATGATATTGAAATTATGTAG
- the nth gene encoding endonuclease III, which yields MKNMLTKEEIKEVINKLIDLYPDAKSELNYSNPFELLIATILSAQCTDIQVNKVTKELFKEYKTPQDFLTLTEEELAEKIKSCGFYRNKSKHILATCNLLLENFNGKVPNTLEELITLPGVGRKTANVVLSNAFGIPAIAVDTHVFRVSNRIGLADSLNVLDTEKDLMNNIDKGMWSKVHHLLIFHGRRICKAQNPMCDKCPLIDYCLYFKQKINKDGEDC from the coding sequence ATGAAGAATATGTTAACTAAAGAGGAAATTAAAGAAGTGATAAATAAGTTAATAGATTTATATCCAGATGCCAAGTCTGAGTTAAATTATTCTAATCCTTTTGAATTGCTGATAGCAACTATACTTTCTGCTCAATGCACTGATATTCAAGTAAATAAAGTCACAAAAGAATTATTTAAGGAATACAAAACACCACAGGATTTTTTGACACTTACAGAGGAAGAATTAGCAGAAAAAATTAAATCTTGTGGTTTTTATAGGAATAAAAGCAAACATATTTTAGCTACATGTAATCTGTTATTAGAAAATTTTAATGGGAAAGTACCTAATACACTGGAAGAACTTATAACTCTACCCGGTGTTGGTAGAAAGACTGCTAATGTGGTTTTAAGTAATGCTTTTGGGATTCCAGCTATAGCTGTAGATACCCATGTATTTAGAGTATCAAATAGAATAGGATTAGCAGATAGTTTAAATGTATTAGATACTGAAAAGGATTTGATGAATAATATAGATAAAGGTATGTGGTCTAAAGTTCATCATCTATTGATATTTCATGGAAGGAGAATTTGTAAAGCACAAAATCCTATGTGTGATAAATGTCCTTTAATAGATTATTGTTTGTATTTCAAACAAAAAATCAATAAAGAT